In Monodelphis domestica isolate mMonDom1 chromosome 4, mMonDom1.pri, whole genome shotgun sequence, one DNA window encodes the following:
- the MRPL39 gene encoding 39S ribosomal protein L39, mitochondrial, which produces MHFLVAMAGRSVGRLRLPWSGAKFIATAPSFQLSATEITKMRNELFNREKKRQLSLNPRTEKIEVKHVGKTDPGVTFVMNKNHSTPYNCAMHLSEWYCTKSILALVDGQPWDMNKPLTKSCEIKFLTFKDEDPEEVNKAYWRSCAMMMGCVIEKAFKDEYTVTLVRVPEIPVIAGAFCYDVILDKRLDEWIPTPEDLRSFTKDAHVLINRDLPFETLDIEAKLALEIFQHNKYKAQFIEEKASENPERLIQLHRFGDFVDVSEGPLISRTSICFQYEVSAVHHLPGAQLDHLRRFQGLSLPVHLRAHHTIWHKLLERSRKIVTEDENKAIMENATV; this is translated from the exons ATGCATTTCTTAGTGGCGATGGCAGGCCGTTCTGTGGGTCGTTTACGTTTACCATGGAGTGGTGCGA agttTATAGCCACCGCTCCCTCTTTTCAGCTGTCAGCTACTGAGATCACTAAGATGCGAAATGAGCTCtttaatagagagaaaaagaggcagCTGTCACTCAATCCTCGAACTGAGAAGATTGAAGTGAAACATGTTGGAAAAACCGACCCTGGGGTTACATTTGTGATGAATAAAAATCATTCCACTCCCTATAATTGTGCCATGC ATTTAAGTGAATGGTATTGCACGAAATCCATTTTGGCTCTTGTGGATGGGCAGCCCTGGGACATGAATAAGCCTCTGACCAAGTCTTGTGAAATTAAGTTTCTTACTTTTAAAGATGAAGATCCTGAGGAAGTGAACAAG GCTTATTGGCGTTCTTGTGCCATGATGATGGGCTGTGTGATAGAGAAGGCATTTAAAGATGAATACACAGTCACTTTAGTCAGAGTCCCAGAAATTCCAG TGATTGCTGGAGCCTTCTGCTATGATGTCATTTTGGACAAAAGACTTGATGAGTGGATTCCAACACCT GAAGACCTGCGTTCTTTCACAAAGGATGCTCACGTTTTAATTAATAGAGATCTTCCATTTGAAACTTTGGATATTGAAGCAAAATTGGCATTAGAAATCTTCCAACATAACAA GTACAAAGCACAGTTTATAGAAGAGAAAGCGTCAGAAAATCCAGAGAGACTAATACAACTACACAG atTTGGTGACTTCGTGGATGTGAGTGAGGGCCCCCTCATTTCAAGGACAAGTATTTGCTTCCAGTATGAAGTTTCAGCAGTTCATCATCTTCCAGGTGCCCAGTTAGATCATCTAAGAAGATTCCAAGGTCTTTCTTTACCAGTTCACTTAAGA GCACATCATACTATATGGCATAAGCTGTTGGAAAGGTCTCGGAAAATA GTAACAGAAGATGAAAACAAAGCAATAATGGAAAATGCAACCGTTTGA